In the Gasterosteus aculeatus chromosome X, fGasAcu3.hap1.1, whole genome shotgun sequence genome, one interval contains:
- the LOC120809355 gene encoding cingulin-like protein 1 isoform X2: MESHRLSVSPDVRMQRSYAQQHGARGGQDNLFGVRVQIQGIKGQPYVVLNGSGQEIHRDVSVITHQAGYSPGMVTRSADERPGPAESQGTESSSAFHYQKHPEILRPYDPESNNMHLVVPSTASQPNTGAHHDTASKPRIPLPAEGPVGDQCEVVLNRTPSPGRRVPASPPNTVDTESFLSVGKLISRFNSSQRRGRGGPRNRLEPEQCRRSRSVDSSRNHDSSSSSPSSSRASSLRGMRGETTPGAMYPPGSARARLLGGEAPLPRGENKPSAALKGHQGNGTMSRSLQRAEKSRSFSDQADKSDQRDAQVTPDLLKGQQELSVDPPEDTDKFTYLKDGTADDDSTTQKDVTVPLEKDYAEEGKLLQQKQAALEKEVYELKQKLETEIENEKTLAKACEKARTEKKKLQEELAKSQQELYKLSDRLAELEAELQSTKKELNQMKAERERSRTEMKDLQMQLSEMHDELDLAKKAEGINTDKEVLLEDMAQLRVDFQEMLRVKEEQEEVLHRRERELSALKGALKEEVETHDSYMGALKEEYENELEKLLRDLDVAKESSALLGREMADAAEERGTAKVLLKDVSQDRDQLRGKVQELNNKVDQLSLTIQESKSRERLLEQSAKQLEREKQQVEGALTDVRRNEEEMCQSNQLLLTRLEDVQSKLTKLNHEHRDLKEKLKEERKQIEELWRAKTELEDERILQDRTVEQLQRKMNNIMEECEASTDVLQDQVEEARERSQRELDELRRQLQEKGGELEKCRQAAKKLQEELLPLEEDLRRCRREQQEAQLRVRQLEQRVEELEGRNAAAVGERERQVKVMEGRIGQLEEDLNDERSSADSLMERLDKTKEQSHVLGSPVKWATIHGSNAVPTN; the protein is encoded by the exons ATGGAGTCGCACAGGCTGAGCGTCTCTCCGGACGTCAGGATGCAGAGGAGCTACGCGCAGCAACACGGTGCCAGAGGTGGCCAGGACAACCTGTTTGGCGTCAGGGTGCAGATCCAAGGGATTAAAGGTCAACCCTACGTGGTTCTGAACGGTTCTGGGCAGGAGATCCACCGGGACGTCTCGGTTATCACCCACCAGGCAGGGTACAGTCCCGGCATGGTGACGAGGTCGGCGGATGAGAGACCCGGTCCCGCCGAGTCCCAGGGGACTGAAAGCTCCTCCGCGTTCCACTACCAGAAACACCCAGAGATTCTGAGGCCGTATGACCCCGAAAGTAACAACATGCATTTAGTCGTTCCTTCAACAGCTTCACAGCCGAACACCGGCGCTCATCACGACACCGCCAGCAAACCCAGGATCCCTCTGCCTGCCGAGGGCCCGGTGGGGGACCAGTGCGAGGTGGTCTTGAACAGGACACCTTCTCCAGGTAGACGTGTCCCCGCAAGTCCCCCGAACACGGTGGACACGGAGTCCTTCCTATCCGTGGGGAAGCTAATAAGCCGGTTCAACAGCAGCCAGCGGAGGGGACGGGGAGGCCCGAGGAACAGGTTGGAACCGGAGCAGTGTCGGAGGTCGCGCAGCGTGGACAGCAGTCGGAACCACGACTCCTCATCCTCGTCCCCGTCCTCCAGCAGAGCCTCGTCCCTGAGGGGGATGAGGGGCGAGACGACCCCGGGTGCCATGTATCCACCGGGGTCGGCCAGGGCTCGACTCCTTGGCGGAGAAGCCCCTTTGCCACGGGGGGAGAACAAGCCCAGCGCGGCGCTTAAAGGACATCAGGGAAACGGGACGATGTCTCGATCACTTCAGAGGGCAGAGAAATCCAGGTCGTTTAGTGACCAGGCGGACAAATCCGACCAGAGAGATGCACAG GTGACTCCGGATCTTCTGAAAGGACAGCAAGAACTCTCAGTTGACCCACCTGAAGACACAGATAAGTTCACTTACCTCAAGGATGG GACGGCAGACGATGACTCCACCACTCAGAAGGACGTCACCGTGCCGCTTGAAAAG GACTATGCAGAGGAGGGGAAGCTTCTGCAGCAGAAGCAGGCGGCGCTGGAGAAAGAAGTGTATGAACTAAAGCAAAAACTGGAGACGGAGATTGAG AATGAAAAGACTCTAGCTAAGGCTTGTGAAAAGGCcaggacagagaagaagaaactccAGGAAGAGCTGGCCAAAAGCCAGCAAGAGCTTTACAAACTCAGCGACAGACTGGCTGAGCTCGAGGCTGAGCTCCAGTCCACCAAAAAGGA GCTGAACCAGAtgaaggcagagagggagagatccAGGACGGAGATGAAAGACCTCCAGATGCAGCTCTCTGAGATGCACGACGAGCTGGACCTCGCCAAGAAGGCTGAGGGGATTAACACGGACAAAGAAGTCCTACTGGAG GATATGGCGCAGCTGCGTGTGGACTTTCAGGAGATGCTGCgggtgaaggaggagcaggaggaagtgcTGCACCGCAGGGAGAGGGAGCTCAGCGCCCTGAAGGGGGCGCtcaaagaggaggtggagactCATGATTCCTACATGGGCGCCTTGAAGGAGGAATACGAAAATGAGCTTGAGAAGCTGCTCCGGGATTTAGACGTGGCTAAAGAG AGCAGCGCTCTGCTGGGTCGAGAGATGGCCGACGCGGCGGAGGAGAGGGGTACGGCCAAGGTGCTGCTGAAGGATGTGAGCCAGGACAGAGATCAGCTGAGAGGAAAGGTGCAGGAGCTGAACAACAAGGTGGATCAGCTGAGTCTGACAATTCAGGAGTCTAAATCCAGAGAGAGACTACTGGAGCAGAGCGCAAAGCAGCTGGAG AGGGaaaagcagcaggtggagggagCGCTGACGGATGTGAGGAGGAACGAGGAGGAGATGTGTCAGTCCAACCAGTTGCTGCTCACTCGCCTGGAGGACGTGCAG AGTAAGCTGACCAAGCTGAACCATGAGCACAGGGACCTGAAGGAGAAActcaaggaggagaggaaacaaatagAGGAGCTATGGAGGGCAAAAACTGAGCTGGAGGATGAGAGGATCCTGCAGGACAGAACTGTGGAGCAACTGCAGAGGAAG ATGAATAACATTATGGAGGAGTGCGAGGCGTCTACAGATGTGCTTCAGGACCAGGTCGAGGAGGCCAGAGAGAGGAGTCAGAGGGAGTTGGACGAGCTGCGCAGGCAGCTGCAGGAAAAGGGAGGCGAGCTGGAGAAATGCCGTCAGGCGGCCAAAAAGCTGCAGGAAGAG CTGCTTCCTCTGGAGGAGGATCTGCGGCGCTGTCgcagggagcagcaggaggcccaGCTGAGGGTCCGGCAGCtggagcagagggtggaggagctggaggggagAAACGCAGCCGCGGTGGGAGAGCGAGAGCGCCAGGTCAAAGTCATGGAG ggACGCATCGGCCAACTAGAGGAGGATCTCAACGATGAGCGCAGCAGCGCTGACAGCCTGATGGAGCGATTAGACAAAACCAAAGAGCAG TCTCACGTCCTCGGTTCGCCTGTGAAGTGGGCCACTATTCATGGGAGCAATGCGGTGCCGACTAattga